ATACGTTTAATACCGACCAATAGCACTTTCGGCACAATGGATTTGTCATTGCTGCTCAAACAAGTGCAAGTTGATTTGAGTGCCAATCGTACACCACTTATGGTGGTAGCCGATGTCGGTGCATCAATAAGTGGTTATGTGGATAATTTGCAACGCATGAGTGACATCTGCCGAACGCACAATATATGGTTACATGCCACTGGGCATGCTTTAGCGGCGTTGGCATGTGCACAAGGACCAAATACGGTGAGTAGTTTTAGTGGCATTATCAGTAAGTCAGTATTTAAATCGACATAGAGATTGGTAAAAATCACATTTGAACAGCAAATTGATGGaagtaaaacacatttttgtttaaaatgaaaatatagtcTGTAATAACTTCAAATTTACATGTTAGAAAGCAgtttatagaataaaaaaacCATATATGAGCAATATTCTTATAGCAGtgggcatgtatgtatatatatatattattataaaacgaATTTTCGACATAAGCTACTGTGCGCGTtactatctgtctgtccgttcgtttAGCTGCTTGTCAGCAAAAAATGTAACTGCAATTACTAAAAAAACACACCTCATACACACCTTCAATGCgggtattttaataatttactgtTATAAACTAATTTATGTATCATATTCCAAATTAacaattttctgtcaaaattaaACCCACTTGACGCTTGAAAATCAACCCTTCATTTCATGGCATGTTAATATTTAATTGACacgcatttatatacatatatttatagcacgatttatatttaattgtcgaccgataacaacaatttttaatgcaaataatcTTATCTATATATCTATTTACCTGTTTACAGATCAGTGACATTGTTGACTCAATTGTTTTGAATTTGGGCAGTTGGTTGGGCGTACCAAGCCTACCGATAGTGGTAAGTTATATCACAATTATGCTTAAAGCAgacattttattaataaaaaaatataatatcatgtATTTCCCACATTCACAGCTGCTACATCGTCAATTGCAAAATTCTGCATTGACCGCCTTCGAATCGGATCCAATTTTATCGCGTCGCCTACATTCACTTTCATTATGGACTAGTCTGCAAGCGCTGGGACGTGATGCGATAGCGGAACGTATACATGTTGCATTCCAAACGTGTAGTATTCTCTTCGAGATTACATCCAAGTGTGAGGGTATGCGTGTAGTGGTAAGTTGTGGGAGAAGAAAAGTGCTGTTAGTAGTCGCATTAAATTTTACGCATATTCTTTTGTTTGTGTGTCGGTATTTATCGTGAAACGGTTTAAGAAAACGTGTTAATGTTTGTTTTACCAATTGCAGTTATCGCCATTGTTTGTGTGAAAAGCATAATTATAAAGCAATTGTTTTTGGGTTAAACCAAAAATGTTGCTAGGCGCTATCGCAAAGCaattgttctgtttttttttttttttgttttgtacatgGTACAGTAGTTTACTATGTTcggttataattaaaatttcgttTGGTTTAACACATTATTTTaggaaagaaaataaaagctgTAAGATAGAAATGTTTTTGTATATCACGTGACTCAAGAGTCTCGAAAAActatgattttttattataaaaatagtgTGATACAAAAATAACTATTAACAATTGAGCTAATGTTAATCaacttcttgtatggaaaacttttttatttgacaagatatcttcacgaaatttatcatggattattttccaaggcagtagaatctacgaagaaattgttcagattggactaatatagcatatagctgtcatacaaacagaccgaacaaaatcaagtcctcatatggaaaacttttttatttatatatatgtgtatatggttTGAACAAAAAACCGACAACAAACTAAAGCAAATTTACCTTAATAGAAAAACATTATTTACTGTACTTTAAATCATTAAAATGTATTGCTCTAATATATATTTCCGTTTTCTAGAGTCGTGCTCCGGGCGGTCAATCAGGCACTACACTTAACGATGTCATCAATAAGCCTCTAGACGCTAATGTAAGTATTTTATCAGCAACAAATTACTTTTCCAAGttcatgcaaaatttaattattattaacaacACCATAAACAGTTGCTTTTCGAGACCGTTGCACCTGTAGTTGTATTTCAATTTGATGGCAGTACATCTATAGCGACAGTGGGCAAAACCGATAATGAACATTTGAATACATTAGAGAGCAGGGAAAAGGCGTTGGAGAAGGTTGACAATGCCACGTACTTTGATCGCTTGAATTCGTGGTTAGGGCAATTAATGCAACGTGATTGTCCAATGGTGAGcagatttaattatatttttatttttattaataaatacatttttatttatcattacAGTTCGATTTCGAAATAATCGAACATCCTACGCAAGGCACATGCGTACGTTATTGTCCATTGGAATTGGGATTGGGTCAGCAGCCACCTACATCGGAGAATTTAGAGGGTTTCGCACATTATCTCGAAGGCAATGTTGATATTTTACGTGCAACCATAAAACATAAAGCGACATTTATCGAATGGGTTGAGAAGAGCGATGTGTTGCGTTTGGTCGATTTGCCTGAGTGGGCCGGTATGGGTGGGGTACGTTTTGTACCCGAGGGTTGGGAATCTATACTCACAGATCAAGCCAAAACTGAATTAAATAAGCTAAATGCCGATCTCGTGGAAGCATTGAAATCGACTGATAATGCCTTCTCGCTGGGCGAGAGCGCAGATGGGCTGATTTGTGTGCGCTTCGGTATGGTTACGCATGAAACAGAGGTGGAGGAGCTGTTGGATTTAGTAGTTTCGGTGGGTCAGAGTGTACAGGAGAATTCTAGAGTATTGGATACAATGTCAGAAATTGTAAAGAAGGTGCGTATgcatttttgtgaaatttttgacgctttttattttatttttaaattattattttgttatctaTTTCCATTGTTTTAGTTTACTACttactaaaaataataagttttttttttgctttaattctttctcactaaaatatttgttattgtattaaatatgcatattttttttgcaaagtatTTAgtaatatcaattattttactatttaggGCATCGAGGCTGCCACTGCCGATTTGATGCGCGAAACCGAGGAGAAAATGTGGCAAGAAGGCATATTGAGGCATGTACCAGTGGTAGGACGTGTGTTTAATTGGTGGTCACCACCACCAAAAGATGCTGGCGGTATCAAAGGTCGCAGTCTAAATTTAACACAAGGTGTCGTCGAAAgcacagaaaatatttataggtAAATATTGATCAAATTTTCTACTGGGTTTAAACATGTTTAACTCTTACCACAAATGCACAGATATCACATGCAAATGTCGGGTTTGCCACATCAAATGGGTCGTTCACCACCCACACCGATGGTACAAACACCTGTTATTTCGACGGCCAATACTGTACCGCCCGTCTTTCCGGAGCCCACATCACAAGTACAagcgccacaacaacaactgcagcaaCAGCAAACGCAATATTCAAATTCGAATAGTGTCAATGAAGACAGCGACAAGCACACGCGCAACATAAGTCAAAGTAGTAATCATTCATCGGTGCCTGAGTTAGTGCCCGTTAATGCGAATGTAATTGTGAATACAAATCCAATTAATAacggcaaataaatatgtagggTTTAAGCTAATTTCGAATTAAAAGTAAGGTGATGTAATGCACTAGCAGCCAAAGTtgctaacaataaaaacaacaaaaaaccgtGTATGACACTGAAAATCtttgaaatttgaatttgtgTCTGACACATTCAAGTTTAAacgtgtttatatatatttaatatgcttGTCGtagttattcaaaaaaaaaaaaacaacaaagaaagCGTGGAACACAATATTAAGCATTTTTGTACTTTTGGCAAATGtgcgttataaaaaatatatataccatataaatgaCAATGAAGAGCAACGAGCTCATAACAGTTGTTAAGAAAAAAATCCCAAAATAACAGTGCAATTCTTCAAGTTCTAcaatgaacaaaaataaaaaattatttcagtgCCCGGAAGGTCCAATAAAATTGGTGCGTAGAAATCAATTAGAAAATATAGATCGCGTAACTTTTGTAATGTATTATCTACCGATATTAACATGTACACGCAAATtgaatgtatattttaatatttgcaaaattattCTACTCTTCTTTAtgtcatttattattttacatgtaacatatattaatataattttgtaattgaaatattAGTAAACATAGTATTTAGAAAAAGAGTTTTTAAGCAACTCTTTaagtatgtaaaaaaataagtgtTGCTTATTTTAAAATTCGTTTAACTTTGCTTACAAAtgcgaaaataacaaaaaaaaaattcattcagtATGCTTTACGCCAAACATACATTAAATCATTCCTTTCAATTGCATTAAAGACTAAACAATATCGAAAATATAAATcggtttctttaaaaaaaaaaaataaaaaattttatctatCAGCAAATCTTATCCAACGGTCTTAGTAAAGCTAATATAACTTTTATGCTGTTTTAATTGTGATTTCATCTATTCCTTttattatacctatatttataatatgtatttcattACAGTTTctcaatattattgttattctttattgtaatacaaaatacttaatattatttctttcttattgcaattaagtattttttattctacATATTCTTTCACACGctgagaagaaaataataacaacacctATTGTACCGTATTATAgtaaatcattattattatataattaaagaatatttaattattaacctactctttaaaaatagaaaatgaatCAGTATGGATAAcgaaatacaaacaaacaataaagcGAAACAATTCAGCTGAGTGTgcacaatttacaaattttattggaAGGGGgtataaattatagttttacaattttcttcGGTTcagaaatgtttttcttttaggTAATTATCTCTATGGTTAAACGGACAGAGAAATATGTATTAATAACTACTATGGTCTTACATATGAAAGAAGTAGAACCAGGAATTAAATATAATAGCTCAATGTGGGTATTCAGCTAAATTTACATGCCTAACCTAAATGGAGGCAAGTCATTCATCCAGTCTTCCTCCTATAGTATTTTAAacgatttcaaaatttaaagatGGCAAATATATGTAATGAAATGTACAACTGTGGAGGATAATCGTTATtggtttttgtattatttaagaGAATTCGGTATTTTTGTCCCTAGATGGAAGGCAATAATACTACTATTTACTCTTAAATAACACAAGTATTCATCAAATCggtcatataaataaaaaataacttttgattTCAGCATTTTACAGACAAACTTACCTCAAACTCCGATTTCGCTTCCAACGGCAACAAGAAATTTCGTTGAATACAGCACTTAACTAACTTTcactatattttattacttttttaacacATGAACACTATTACActtaatttacatattaaaaacACTTACACTACTCACTAtccgaaattgttaaaaatttaataaaactccACACTTACTAAATAAAACTGCACTtcttgaaaattgaaaatggcGGTTCAACGAATGAAACAGAGGAAACAGTACGATGGATAAGCAGTCAAATTGTTGCCTGATTACAATATAAATagcgtttttataattttttcacaacaGGTAATCTTAGAGTTTTCATTAATAGATATTGTacaacttaagaatataaaaatttacagatATTGTTAATTACTGAGAACTACATAGATGTCATATTAGAAAAGTTTGATatgtaaaatgtaataattgaattatacgCAGTTGGCATCACTGGTTTATGTTTCGAACCAAACTCCTTTCCGTTTCTATTCGCTTGTTCGCACAATTTCATCTGGGCGAacatgtatatgaaattaaTGGCAGTTGTGCGAAAGAAGTTTAGAAGATTGCACAGCCATATTCACATTCTTTAGACTGAGAGGGATTACTCGAAACTTTTAATTGTAcacaaatttagttattttatgtATGTTCATACATTTTCTGGCACCTTCTATACCGAAAAATGAAATTGCGCGCCAAACTTATTCAAACTCGTAATATTTGGGCGAATATGCGTATAATTCGGAAATTACTTTTTGTTGGTGTTCGCTTTTTACTTTCCTGTCTTATAAAGATGCCTGATCgcttaaaattgtttattaatttaaaattttagtatactCACcattattaataatacaaaaaaataaatttgaattgcaAATGCTAAGGAGCGGTAGAAGCTACCTTACCAAGTTCATATAACATACTGAAACTCCTCATCATTCCGATATGTAGAGAAAAAACTACTCaaggtcaaaaaaaaaatgacgcGATTTTTATCGTAACGGTAAGTTGTAGAAAAAATGGAGATATGTGTTTAAACCGAACTTTTTAGTCTTAAGGTTATGCTAATCctagattttaatttaaaaaaaatttactgaaataaaaaataaatgaataattctttaattaaataaataataatttagtcATGGCATCCACACATTTCCTCTTATTGCTTTTCTCCTCATTTCCTTTGTGCAGCCGCCATTTTAATTTCCACACGACACGAGTAAACGGCACAAAATTTGATTTAACTATTGCAATACAATTACTTCTTATTAATAATCTACagaaatgttttaataaaatcaaatatggCGAGCGTAAGATTTGAATAAACATTGAAGTTTTTGTGAATGAATGACAATTGAAAGCAGTATCACCAACAACTCTGTGGTGCAAGTGCAAATGTCTGCTTGCTAATTCGAAATAATTTGggtaatttcaaataatttgcatattttgaaataatttagatttattaaagataaaattaaataaaaagtttgtaaTGTTAGTTATTTAGTAGTAAAAGTGTGTGCTCCCGTTATTAAAGTATATGCAATGGAAAGTGCTCGAGATTCAAACGAATCCTAAACGGATCAAACGAATCCAAATCGGAACGACGTGCACTCACGTAAGGCAATAGCAGATAACTAAAGCTAAAGAATTTGGCAAAATGTATCGCATTACACTCATAGAACAAACATCTTtgtaagtattattttttttttatttatcatatttttcacagttttattgtttttcattattataattaatgcGTATGTTTGGTCAACACTTTCTGTActgtttttcttcttcttatttttgtgttaataattactcaaaattataatataatataatgaaatcaTGACTTTTATAtgcattataattttattactatatttactGCTACATTTTGTTTGCCGAATtcctttcaatattttaatatagtttGTGCTTATTAATCGGTTTttcattcttattttttatattaattacggAAACTGCTTACGTACATACATTTTACATGTCTACATTTTtgaaacgccaaattttattacaacttAGTTTATTgcctttatatgtatgtatgtatatttatgcatatttgcacatGCATATTAAAAGTGGTGTATTGACAttagttatataaaatatatatatactaaattgttgaaaaaacgAGGAAGCTTGGACTTGAGCATTACAAAAGCCTTTGTCTAAACTCAATAagtcttttaaataaatatttacattatgcATTTAAATAGCGTAGCAGTAGCTGTTTACTTCTACTCTGatatctaaaattttgtatttatgtatatattttttttaaggaacACATGAAAACAGGATATtttttacacacacaaataatgtTACAAAAATACTACtgtatacatatgaatgtatgtatgtatgtatttataactaCTATAACACGCATAATGTTCGAGTgagaaaatatatacttatttacgcAATTTAAAAACAGAGCAgccttaaagaaaataaattttaaaattatttttattacaaataacaaaaatacttttttttatcaaatattttggcttagtataaaaagaaaatatatttaagattttatttagctattagttttaataattattattttttttatattttttttttaatttttatttatttaatacactCAATTTTGGTAGTTAAAC
The sequence above is drawn from the Bactrocera oleae isolate idBacOlea1 chromosome 5, idBacOlea1, whole genome shotgun sequence genome and encodes:
- the LOC106624128 gene encoding pyridoxal-dependent decarboxylase domain-containing protein 1 encodes the protein MSSGAGDELVKEPRVAEIAASSIRSGLAELELKSAQVLRGLENVKTAQVGETTETQLDSGAADAVDGNNVNLANVAETPLDMPTIAKQTTLLHGDCIPPADILNSLENLIAYSDSNNDPVFPLPGLDDVAQLALISHSIVAYLTHLDRQHLVRVSSSIAGDTTRWLGALFRFLDPASSFHTDNADAILRAVRLAIVARCPGYLEGGIPALAHPCFYISENVTPIRLQYACRQLGIPLDAIRLIPTNSTFGTMDLSLLLKQVQVDLSANRTPLMVVADVGASISGYVDNLQRMSDICRTHNIWLHATGHALAALACAQGPNTISDIVDSIVLNLGSWLGVPSLPIVLLHRQLQNSALTAFESDPILSRRLHSLSLWTSLQALGRDAIAERIHVAFQTCSILFEITSKCEGMRVVSRAPGGQSGTTLNDVINKPLDANLLFETVAPVVVFQFDGSTSIATVGKTDNEHLNTLESREKALEKVDNATYFDRLNSWLGQLMQRDCPMFDFEIIEHPTQGTCVRYCPLELGLGQQPPTSENLEGFAHYLEGNVDILRATIKHKATFIEWVEKSDVLRLVDLPEWAGMGGVRFVPEGWESILTDQAKTELNKLNADLVEALKSTDNAFSLGESADGLICVRFGMVTHETEVEELLDLVVSVGQSVQENSRVLDTMSEIVKKGIEAATADLMRETEEKMWQEGILRHVPVVGRVFNWWSPPPKDAGGIKGRSLNLTQGVVESTENIYRYHMQMSGLPHQMGRSPPTPMVQTPVISTANTVPPVFPEPTSQVQAPQQQLQQQQTQYSNSNSVNEDSDKHTRNISQSSNHSSVPELVPVNANVIVNTNPINNGK